One segment of Rosa chinensis cultivar Old Blush chromosome 6, RchiOBHm-V2, whole genome shotgun sequence DNA contains the following:
- the LOC112169599 gene encoding L-type lectin-domain containing receptor kinase IV.1 — protein MSARCVDFPYFLADFDPLIPKKEGPETSQTPSQPAMFGKISVLLVLLVSLVPAEAQDLNFIYNSGFNGRSGLNLSLDGMAEITPKGLLKVTNDTKQKSGHAFYPNPVTFKNSESDTAFSFSTNFIFAIRSEYPPISSHGIAFVIAPTRGLPGALAFQYLGLFNVSNNGNFTNHVFAVELDTVQNAELSDINENHVGIDINGLRSVKAAPAGYFDGQYFKNLTLTSGKEMRVWVEYDGTKKQIEVTMAPIAVATKPPTPLLSLKYDLSPILNKAMYIGFSSSTAIAPTSHYVVGWSFRMNGQAQDLTASKLPKLPSIAGKKRSMLFTLDVPLISVSLVLLVVSGVVYVIRRKKKFAEVLEDWELEYGPHRFKYKELYIATNGFRENELLGTGGFGKVYRGSLPSSKIEIAVKRVSHESRQGMKEFVAEIVSIGRFRHRNLVQLLGYCRRKGELLLVYDYMPNGSLDKYLYNQPNVTLNWSQRFRVIKGVASGLFYLHEEWEHVVIHRDVKASNVLLDKDFNGRLGDFGLARLCDRGIDPQTTHVAGTLGYIAPEHARTGRATASTDVFSFGAFLLEVTCGRRPIERQGPKDDIVLVDRVFVCWNRGNILEARDQKLSNDFVVGEVELVLKLALLCSCSEPAARPSMRQVMQYLEGDIALPELSLLRLSPSGLVFVHDEGPDDVQMVYQCSYVPESTLLSGGR, from the exons ATGTCGGCTAGATGCgttgattttccttattttttggCGGATTTTGATCCATTAATACCCAAGAAGGAAGGGCCAGAAACTTCACAGACGCCTAGCCAGCCAGCCATGTTTGGCAAAATTTCTGTTCTACTAGTACTACTTGTCAGTCTCGTACCAGCAGAAGCCCAAGACCTCAATTTCATCTACAATTCTGGTTTCAATGGCCGTTCTGGTCTTAATCTCAGTCTAGACGGCATGGCAGAGATCACACCAAAAGGTCTCTTGAAGGTTACAAACGACACCAAACAGAAAAGTGGCCATGCCTTCTACCCTAACCCAGTGACCTTCAAGAACTCAGAGAGCGACAccgccttctccttctccaccaACTTTATCTTTGCCATCCGATCAGAGTACCCTCCTATCAGCAGCCATGGAATCGCCTTTGTCATCGCTCCGACGAGAGGCCTCCCCGGAGCTCTGGCGTTCCAGTACCTGGGCCTGTTCAACGTCTCCAACAATGGGAATTTCACCAATCATGTTTTTGCTGTGGAGCTTGACACGGTCCAGAACGCGGAATTGAGTGACATCAATGAAAACCATGTTGGGATAGACATCAATGGCTTGCGCTCTGTCAAAGCTGCTCCAGCTGGTTATTTTGATGGTCAGTACTTCAAGAACCTGACTCTTACCAGTGGTAAAGAAATGAGAGTGTGGGTTGAATATGATGGTACCAAGAAGCAAATTGAAGTTACTATGGCTCCAATTGCTGTTGCAACTAAACCCCCAACTCCACTTTTGTCTTTGAAATATGACCTTTCCCCAATTCTCAACAAAGCCATGTATATTGGCTTTTCCTCTTCAACTGCTATAGCCCCCACATCCCATTATGTAGTGGGTTGGAGCTTTAGGATGAATGGCCAAGCTCAAGACCTTACGGCTTCCAAACTTCCCAAGTTGCCTAGCATTGCAGGTAAAAAGAGGTCCATGCTTTTCACCCTGGATGTGCCTCTGATTTCAGTAAGTTTGGTTTTGCTAGTGGTTTCTGGGGTGGTTTACGTcataagaaggaagaagaagtttGCAGAAGTGCTTGAAGATTGGGAGCTAGAGTATGGTCCTCACAGGTTTAAGTACAAAGAATTGTATATAGCCACTAATGGGTTTAGGGAAAATGAGCTTTTGGGAACTGGGGGATTTGGTAAAGTATACAGAGGTTCATTACCCTCCTCTAAAATTGAGATCGCAGTGAAGAGGGTATCACATGAATCAAGACAggggatgaaggaatttgtagcAGAAATCGTTAGTATTGGCCGGTTTCGTCACCGGAATTTAGTACAACTGTTGGGATATTGCAG GCGAAAGGGTGAACTACTTTTGGTGTATGACTACATGCCTAATGGTAGTTTGGATAAGTACCTCTACAACCAACCGAATGTGACTCTTAACTGGAGTCAGAGGTTTAGAGTCATCAAAGGTGTGGCTTCAGGGTTGTTCTATCTTCATGAAGAATGGGAACATGTAGTGATTCACAGAGATGTGAAGGCCAGTAATGTGCTACTAGACAAGGATTTCAATGGAAGATTAGGAGATTTTGGACTTGCAAGATTATGTGACCGTGGAATAGACCCTCAAACTACTCATGTAGCTGGCACACTTGGGTATATAGCCCCAGAGCATGCAAGAACCGGCCGTGCCACCGCGAGCACAGATGTGTTTTCTTTCGGGGCATTTTTGCTCGAAGTTACCTGTGGAAGAAGGCCAATAGAGAGACAAGGACCAAAGGACGATATCGTTTTGGTTGATCGGGTTTTTGTGTGTTGGAATAGAGGTAATATTCTAGAGGCAAGAGATCAAAAATTGAGTAACGATTTTGTAGTTGGGGAAGTGGAATTGGTGTTGAAGCTTGCATTATTGTGCTCTTGTTCGGAGCCTGCAGCCAGGCCAAGCATGCGACAAGTGATGCAGTATTTGGAGGGTGATATTGCTCTCCCGGAGTTGTCACTCCTTCGGCTCTCTCCGAGTGGTTTAGTATTTGTGCATGATGAAGGTCCTGATGATGTTCAAATGGTGTATCAGTGTTCATATGTTCCCGAGTCGACTCTCCTCTCAGGTGGTCGCTGA